From Glycine soja cultivar W05 chromosome 4, ASM419377v2, whole genome shotgun sequence, the proteins below share one genomic window:
- the LOC114410902 gene encoding shikimate kinase 1, chloroplastic-like — translation MVHSKKLARTEPNGSAGWIQGAASTLQSGSFHAPVDEMLILKSKSQEIEPYLNGRCIYLVDQSLGMMGSGKTTVGKILSQVLSYLFFDSDALVEEEVDGTAVADIFKHNGEPFFRNKETEVLRKLSMMHRYVISTGGGAVVRPINWKYMQQGISVRLDVPVEALAQRITAVGTDSRPLLHYEEGDAYTKTFMRLSALFKERSEAYANANVKVSLENMAAKLGSRDESDLSPTAIAMEALEQIKGFLMGEDGC, via the exons ATGGTGCATTCCAAGAAGCTTGCGAGAACAGAGCCAAATGGTTCTGCCGGGTGGATTCAAGGAGCAG CTTCGACATTGCAATCTGGAAGTTTTCATGCTCCTGTTGATGAAATGTTGATTTTGAAG AGTAAATCGCAAGAGATCGAGCCATATTTAAATGGACGCTGTATATATCTTGTTGATCAGTCTCTTG gaatgatggGCTCTGGAAAGACAACTGTTGGGAAGATATTGTCACAAGTGctttcttatttgttttttgaTAG TGATGCattggtggaggaggaggttgATGGAACAGCCGTAGCTGATATATTCAAGCACAATGGAGAGCCTTTTTTTCGTAATAAGG AGACTGAGGTATTGCGGAAGTTGTCAATGATGCATAGATATGTCATTTCTACTGGTGGAGGCGCTGTTGTGAGACCCATCAATTG GAAATATATGCAGCAGGGGATTAGTGTTAGGTTGGATGTACCTGTAGAAGCCTTGGCTCAGAGAATAACAGCTGTAGGAACTGATTCTCGACCACTTCTACATTATGAAGAAGGAGATGCATACACAAAG ACTTTCATGCGTTTGTCTGCCCTTTttaaagaaagaagtgaagCATATGCAAACGCCAATGTGAAGGTCTCCTTGGAAA ATATGGCAGCAAAATTGGGTAGCAGAGATGAGTCAGATTTATCTCCAACTGCTATTGCAATGGAG GCGCTCGAACAGATCAAAGGCTTTCTTATGGGTGAAGATGGCTGTTAA
- the LOC114410145 gene encoding F-box/kelch-repeat protein SKIP6-like: protein MMSWACRSEESESPNNLIPYLPNDVALNCLARIPRSHHPTLSLVSKPIRSLLYSPLLFTTRSLLQCTQPLLYLTLRSRDSSLQWFTLHRTNPNPLLAPLPPIPSPAVGSAYAVLGPTIYVLGGSIQDVPSSHVWLLDCRFHRWLRGPPMRVAREFAAAGVLHGKIYVLGGCVADTWSRSANWAEVLDPASGRWERVASPTEVREKWMHASAVVGDRIYAMADRGGIAFEPRSCAWESVGGELDHGWRGRACVVEGILYCYDYLGKIKGFDVGRGVWEELKGLENALPRFLCGATMADLGGKLCVVWECQCNGKEMEIWCAEIGVKKNSDGELWGQLGWFGKVLSVPKGSSIVNCSSVSL from the coding sequence ATGATGTCGTGGGCGTGTCGTTCGGAAGAGTCAGAGAGCCCCAACAACCTAATCCCGTACCTCCCAAACGACGTCGCATTGAACTGCCTAGCACGCATCCCTCGTTCCCACCACCCAACCCTCTCGCTTGTGTCGAAACCAATCCGAAGCCTCCTCTATTCCCCTCTCTTGTTCACCACGCGCTCCCTCCTCCAATGCACCCAACCCCTCCTCTACCTCACTCTCCGCTCACGCGATTCCTCCCTCCAGTGGTTCACGCTCCACCGCACAAACCCTAACCCCCTCCTTGCTCCTCTTCCTCCCATCCCCTCCCCCGCCGTTGGCTCCGCCTACGCCGTCCTTGGCCCCACCATCTACGTCCTCGGCGGCTCCATCCAAGACGTCCCCTCCTCCCACGTCTGGCTCCTCGACTGCCGCTTCCACCGCTGGCTCCGTGGTCCCCCCATGCGCGTCGCCCGCGAGTTCGCCGCCGCCGGCGTCCTCCACGGCAAGATCTACGTCCTCGGAGGCTGCGTCGCCGACACCTGGTCCCGCTCCGCCAACTGGGCAGAGGTCCTTGACCCCGCCTCGGGCCGGTGGGAGAGGGTCGCCAGTCCGACGGAGGTCCGGGAGAAGTGGATGCACGCCAGCGCCGTCGTCGGGGACCGAATCTACGCGATGGCGGACCGCGGCGGCATCGCTTTCGAGCCACGCAGCTGCGCGTGGGAGAGCGTGGGGGGAGAATTGGACCACGGGTGGAGGGGGAGGGCGTGCGTGGTGGAGGGAATCTTATACTGCTACGACTACTTGGGGAAAATCAAAGGGTTCGATGTGGGGCGCGGGGTGTGGGAGGAGCTGAAGGGGTTGGAGAATGCTTTGCCGAGGTTTTTGTGTGGGGCCACCATGGCTGATTTGGGTGGGAAACTGTGCGTGGTTTGGGAGTGCCAATGCAATGGGAAGGAGATGGAGATTTGGTGCGCGGAGATTGGGGTGAAGAAGAATTCGGATGGGGAATTGTGGGGTCAACTTGGTTGGTTTGGGAAGGTTCTTTCTGTTCCCAAAGGCTCTTCTATTGTCAACTGTTCTTCTGTTTCCTTGTGA
- the LOC114410144 gene encoding 4-alpha-glucanotransferase, chloroplastic/amyloplastic-like: MGLALNISVCCFPQQRCPTLFKPTITKQTLSFPTASAFSSVTQLSVGQDLPANYSDWVPSPDPGLRRRCGILLHPTSFRGPYGIGDLGDEAFRFIDWLHHSGCSVWQVLPLVPPGRKANEEGSPYSGQDANCGNTLLISLEGLVEDGLLEKHELPQPIDAGRVNFSLVADLKDPLITKAAERLISSEGELKTQLENFRRDPDISCWLEDAAYFAAIDDSLNTISWYSWPEPLRNRHLVALEDIYQQKRDFINVFIAQQFLFQRQWQKVHSYAQSKGISIMGDMPIYVGYHSADVWANKKQFLLNRKGFPLLVSGVPPDAFSETGQLWGSPLYDWKAMEKDGYSWWVRRIRRAQNLFDEFRIDHFRGFAGYWAVPSEAKVAMLGKWKVGPGISLFDAIFRAVGRINIIAEDLGVITEDVVQLRRSIGAPGMAVLQFGFGGGANNPHLPHNHECNQVVYTGTHDNDTIGGWWEALNQEEKSNVLSYLSLNEGDEISWALIQRVLASVAQTAIIPMQDVLGLGNSARMNIPATQFGNWGWRIGSSVSFDGLEREADRLREMLSMYGRL, encoded by the exons ATGGGTCTGGCATTGAACATCTCAGTGTGTTGTTTCCCACAGCAGCGTTGCCCCACTCTCTTCAAACCCACCATTACCAAACAAACCCTCTCCTTCCCCACCGCTTCCGCTTTCTCCTCCGTAACTCAACTCAGCGTGGGCCAGGATTTACCCGCCAACTACAGCGATTGGGTTCCCAGCCCCGACCCCGGGCTTCGCAGAAGATGCGGCATTCTGCTCCACCCGACGTCGTTTCGCGGCCCCTACGGCATCGGCGATCTCGGCGACGAGGCGTTCCGTTTCATCGACTGGCTCCACCACTCGGGTTGCTCCGTCTGGCAGGTTCTTCCTCTCGTGCCACCTGGCAGAAAGGCCAACGAAGAAGGATCCCCTTACTCTGGCCAG GATGCGAATTGTGGCAACACGCTCTTGATCTCTCTTGAGGGCCTCGTCGAGGATGGGTTGTTGGAAAAACACGAGCTTCCTCAACCAAT TGATGCAGGGCGGGTTAATTTTTCACTCGTTGCTGATCTTAAGGATCCTTTGATAACTAAG GCTGCAGAGAGGCTCATTTCAAGTGAAGGGGAACTCAAAACACAGCTTGAGAATTTTCGAAGGGATCCTGACATATCAT GTTGGCTTGAAGATGCAGCCTATTTTGCTGCTATTGACGATAGTTTAAACACAATCAGCTGGTACAGTTGGCCTGAACCTTTAAGAAATCGACATCTTGTAGCTTTAGAAGATATTTACCAACAAAAGCGAGATTTT ATAAATGTATTTATTGCCCAACAGTTCCTGTTTCAAAGGCAGTGGCAGAAAGTTCACAGCTATGCACAGAGTAAGGGAATCAGCATAATGGGAGACATGCCAATATATGTTGGTTATCATAGCGCAGATGTTTGGGCAAATAAGAAACAGTTTTTACTG AACAGGAAGGGCTTTCCTCTTTTAGTTAGTGGTGTTCCTCCTGACGCATTCAGTGAAACTGGTCAGCTTTGGGGCAG ccCCCTGTATGATTGGAAAGCCATGGAGAAAGATGGATACTCATGGTGGGTACGTCGCATACGACGTgcacaaaatttatttgatgaatTTAGGATTGACCACTTTAGAGGATTTGCTGGATATTGGGCTGTTCCCTCTG AAGCAAAAGTAGCTATGCTTGGAAAGTGGAAG GTAGGACCTGGAATATCCTTATTTGATGCCATTTTCAGAGCTGTTGGAAGGATTAATATTATAGCAGAAGACTTG GGAGTTATCACTGAGGATGTAGTCCAACTAAGAAGATCCATTGGAGCACCTGGAATGGCTGTTCTCCAGTTTG GGTTTGGAGGTGGTGCTAATAACCCTCATTTGCCCCATAATCACGAGTGCAATCAAGTTGTCTATACAGGGACTCATGACAATGACACA ATTGGAGGTTGGTGGGAAGCTTTGAACCAAGAAGAGAAATCCAAT GTACTAAGTTATCTTTCATTAAATGAGGGAGATGAAATTTCATGGGCGCTAATCCAGAGAGTATTGGCTTCTGTTGCTCAAACAGCAATAATACCTATGCAAGATGTTCTTGGATTGGGTAATTCTGCCAGGATGAATATTCCCGCAACTCAG TTTGGAAACTGGGGTTGGAGAATTGGAAGTTCGGTGAGCTTTGATGGCTTGGAGAGAGAGGCAGACAGACTCAGAGAAATGCTTTCAATGTATGGCCGACTTTGA
- the LOC114410147 gene encoding toll/interleukin-1 receptor-like protein has product MALRSGSSSFTYDLFLSFRGSDTRQGFAANLYKALANRGIYTSIDDEELQSGEEITPTLLKAIEESRISMAVLSVNYASSSFCLDELATIFDCAERKALLVFYKVEPSHVRHRKVSYGEALAKKEERFKHNMDKLPKWKMPFYQAANLSGYHFKDGYAHEYEFIGRMVEQVCCKINPTCLHVADYLVGLESQVSKVMKLLDVGSDDGVHHMTGIHGMGGIGKTTLALSVI; this is encoded by the exons ATGGCTTTGAGATCTGGTTCATCTTCCTTCACCTACGATCTGTTCCTCAGCTTCAGAGGCTCTGACACACGCCAGGGTTTCGCCGCCAATCTCTACAAAGCTCTTGCTAACAGGGGAATCTACACTTCCATCGACGATGAGGAGCTTCAGAGTGGAGAGGAGATAACACCGACGCTTCTGAAAGCAATTGAAGAGTCCAGGATTTCCATGGCCGTGCTCTCTGTAAACTATGCTTCTTCCTCGTTTTGTTTAGATGAACTTGCAACCATCTTTGACTGCGCCGAGAGGAAAGCACTGTTGGTTTTTTATAAAGTGGAACCTTCTCACGTGCGACACCGGAAAGTTAGTTATGGAGAAGCGTTGGCTAAGAAGGAAGAAAGGTTCAAGCATAACATGGACAAGTTGCCAAAATGGAAGATGCCTTTTTATCAAGCAGCTAACTTGTCTGGCTATCATTTCAAAGATGG ATATGCACATGAATATGAGTTCATTGGGAGGATGGTTGAGCAGGTCTGCTGCAAGATTAATCCCACTTGTTTACATGTTGCGGATTATTTGGTTGGACTAGAGTCACAAGTGTCAAAAGTAATGAAGCTTTTGGACGTTGGATCTGATGATGGTGTCCACCACATGACAGGGATCCATGGTATGGGTGGAATAGGGAAAACAACACTTGCTCTGTCTGTAATTTAA